The following coding sequences are from one Virgibacillus necropolis window:
- a CDS encoding ABC transporter ATP-binding protein gives MPISIHRLTKKFPNGKGIFDVSFDVAEGEVFGFLGPNGAGKSTTIRHLMGFMKPTSGSATINRLNAWKKSAEIQQSVGYLPGETAFLEGMNGLEFLRLLAGMRKIKQIKRQKELIERFQFDVKTPIRKMSKGMKQKVGIVAAFMHDPQVLILDEPTSGLDPLMQNLFVDLVKEEKKRGKTILMSSHSFSEIDRTSDRVGIIKAGQLVAIEEIRKLQALQRKIFQVTVKTSGDIEKIKNTPLEIVQIDGHQIRIAIQGDYESFVKSISECGINSIDIHRQNLEDVFMHFYNKDGDQS, from the coding sequence ATGCCAATTTCAATTCACCGCTTAACAAAAAAGTTCCCTAATGGAAAAGGAATTTTTGACGTTTCATTTGATGTGGCTGAAGGTGAAGTGTTTGGATTTTTAGGTCCAAATGGCGCTGGAAAATCAACGACTATCCGCCACCTGATGGGGTTTATGAAGCCGACATCAGGTAGCGCAACTATTAACAGGCTAAATGCTTGGAAAAAGAGTGCGGAAATTCAACAATCCGTTGGCTATCTACCAGGGGAAACTGCATTTTTAGAAGGAATGAATGGATTAGAGTTCCTGAGACTCTTGGCAGGAATGAGGAAAATAAAGCAAATAAAACGGCAAAAAGAATTAATTGAACGTTTTCAGTTTGATGTGAAAACTCCTATTCGGAAAATGTCTAAGGGTATGAAACAAAAAGTTGGCATCGTTGCTGCATTTATGCACGATCCACAGGTATTAATTTTGGATGAACCTACAAGTGGATTGGATCCATTAATGCAAAATCTCTTTGTTGATTTAGTGAAAGAAGAAAAGAAACGGGGGAAAACAATTCTAATGTCCTCTCATAGCTTCTCAGAAATTGACCGAACCAGTGACCGGGTTGGGATTATTAAAGCTGGTCAACTAGTTGCAATTGAGGAGATTCGGAAGTTACAAGCATTACAACGAAAAATTTTCCAAGTTACCGTGAAAACAAGTGGTGATATAGAAAAGATTAAAAATACCCCTCTTGAAATCGTTCAAATCGATGGACATCAAATCCGGATAGCTATTCAAGGCGATTATGAATCATTTGTAAAATCCATCAGTGAATGTGGAATTAACAGCATAGATATTCATCGCCAAAACTTGGAGGATGTATTTATGCATTTCTATAACAAGGATGGTGATCAATCATGA
- a CDS encoding sensor histidine kinase: MKLQYQLNIAFTTLLLVIMSVTGFVIYSLILDLLIQDEKAELEQKGELLVQILNEESRQPRIDQFGGFLQDQNLELLLYNRILDQVIDSTMPKQIVGSFLADNDFSNMDKELWSLGDIKYVNSRILFYPESTGLELILLTPLTELQAVQQDFIKQLFIVFVIGAVAAVILSYLFTNKLVTPLTRLKWQLKKVEKRQFDAIEPIKATGEIKEVEKSVFEMANELQRYMKSQQTFFQNASHELKTPLMTIQGYAEGIRDGIFGSEEKEKGLEVMVTEVNRLKKIINEMILLAKLDSEQTSYDPETIYLTSIVDQVLDRALPIINEKEIRISHEVDETLTIHADPEKLLRALLNITFNGIRHAKSYVLINVRQINSMITISIEDDGEGIDEDLIPQIFHRFIKGSQGETGLGLAIARAIVEQSGGNITVGTSELGGAKFIVAFSEN, from the coding sequence ATGAAGCTCCAGTACCAGTTAAATATTGCTTTCACAACACTGCTTCTAGTCATCATGTCTGTGACCGGATTTGTGATCTATTCATTAATTCTTGATCTACTGATTCAAGACGAAAAAGCAGAATTAGAACAAAAAGGTGAATTACTTGTACAAATACTAAATGAAGAAAGCAGACAACCGCGTATCGATCAATTTGGTGGGTTTTTACAAGATCAAAATCTGGAATTACTTTTATATAACCGAATCCTGGATCAAGTTATCGATTCAACGATGCCTAAGCAAATTGTGGGTAGCTTTCTTGCCGATAATGATTTTTCAAATATGGATAAAGAATTATGGAGTTTAGGGGATATTAAGTATGTAAATTCCCGAATTCTTTTTTATCCAGAAAGTACAGGTCTTGAACTGATTTTGTTAACACCTTTAACTGAATTACAAGCCGTTCAGCAGGATTTTATTAAGCAATTGTTTATCGTGTTTGTAATAGGTGCAGTTGCTGCAGTTATTTTAAGCTACCTTTTCACGAATAAGTTGGTTACCCCATTAACTCGATTAAAGTGGCAACTTAAAAAAGTAGAAAAGCGACAATTTGATGCGATTGAACCAATAAAAGCTACTGGTGAGATTAAGGAAGTAGAAAAAAGTGTTTTTGAAATGGCTAATGAGTTACAACGTTACATGAAATCACAACAAACGTTTTTTCAAAATGCTAGCCATGAATTAAAGACCCCATTAATGACCATCCAAGGATACGCGGAAGGAATTCGTGATGGGATTTTTGGTTCAGAAGAAAAGGAAAAGGGCTTAGAAGTAATGGTCACCGAGGTAAACAGGCTAAAGAAAATTATTAATGAAATGATTTTGCTGGCGAAGTTAGATAGTGAACAAACCTCATATGATCCGGAAACTATCTACTTAACGAGTATAGTTGATCAGGTATTAGACCGTGCGTTGCCAATTATAAATGAAAAAGAAATTCGAATTTCACATGAAGTTGATGAAACACTTACTATTCACGCGGATCCAGAAAAGTTATTACGTGCTTTATTAAACATAACATTTAATGGAATCCGGCACGCTAAATCGTATGTTTTGATAAATGTAAGACAAATTAACTCCATGATCACAATTAGTATTGAAGATGATGGGGAAGGTATTGACGAGGATTTAATCCCGCAAATTTTCCATCGTTTCATTAAAGGAAGTCAGGGAGAGACTGGATTAGGACTAGCTATAGCACGAGCTATAGTAGAACAATCAGGCGGAAATATCACAGTAGGTACTTCAGAACTTGGTGGAGCTAAATTTATCGTTGCATTCAGCGAAAACTAA
- a CDS encoding PLP-dependent aspartate aminotransferase family protein — MSNFNLHNPETVLLHGGQEPDPATGSRAVPIYQTTSYTFRDTEHAQNLFGLKEPGNIYTRIGNPTVDVFEQRVALLEDGVAAVATSSGMAAITLAILNIAGAGDEIVADSNLYGGSYNLFANTLPRYGINVKFVDATNPNEIEEAITDKTKAVFGEIITNPSLNVFDVEKVATIAHSHNIPLIIDNTFATPYITKPLAWGADIVVHSATKWIGGHGTAIGGIVVDGGRFNFNNEKFPGFIEADESYHGIRYVDVGPAAFATKLRVQLLRDIGACLSPHNAFLLLQGLETLHLRIERHTKNAEEVAGFLQKHPAVEWVNYPGLKEHPSYELANKYFKNGYGSIITFGINGGRAAGTKLIDNVTLWSHVANVGDAKSLIIHPASTTHQQLSAEDLKRSGVSEELVRLSTGIESTEDILADLDQAIAKATNKAPTIGVTTEDTIKWLISSPFKRDQGAVSKKVIAVFDLSDPSSHFYKSAEQLERLGFQIVPITESEQENSYKQLADIPFDIDAVWFNRKVLPTTIEQLINKQVKIIWAEEPGISDQTLENAEAAGITVVSGKNPYSEAIRIRGNSTVNIPVEV, encoded by the coding sequence ATGTCAAATTTTAATCTGCACAACCCAGAAACTGTACTACTTCATGGTGGTCAAGAACCTGACCCAGCAACAGGATCACGGGCTGTACCTATTTACCAAACAACTTCCTATACTTTTCGCGATACGGAACATGCACAAAATTTATTCGGATTAAAAGAGCCTGGAAACATTTATACACGGATTGGTAACCCTACCGTTGACGTTTTCGAGCAACGCGTTGCATTACTTGAGGACGGTGTTGCTGCAGTAGCAACTTCATCTGGAATGGCAGCAATAACACTCGCAATTTTAAATATTGCTGGTGCTGGTGATGAAATTGTTGCTGATAGTAATTTATATGGTGGAAGTTACAACTTGTTTGCTAATACATTACCACGATATGGGATTAACGTTAAGTTTGTCGATGCTACTAATCCTAATGAGATTGAAGAAGCAATAACAGATAAAACAAAAGCTGTGTTTGGAGAAATTATCACCAATCCTAGCTTAAATGTATTCGATGTTGAGAAAGTTGCAACGATTGCTCATAGCCACAACATCCCGCTTATTATTGATAATACATTTGCAACGCCATACATCACTAAGCCACTTGCTTGGGGGGCGGATATAGTCGTCCATTCTGCTACAAAATGGATTGGTGGTCATGGTACCGCGATTGGTGGCATAGTTGTTGATGGAGGCCGTTTTAACTTTAATAATGAAAAATTCCCAGGATTTATTGAAGCTGATGAGAGCTACCACGGTATTCGTTACGTGGATGTTGGCCCAGCAGCATTCGCAACAAAATTACGTGTTCAGCTACTTCGTGATATCGGAGCGTGCTTGAGCCCACACAATGCCTTTTTACTTTTACAGGGCTTGGAAACATTACACTTACGGATTGAAAGACACACCAAAAACGCTGAAGAAGTGGCTGGCTTTTTACAAAAACATCCAGCAGTTGAATGGGTTAACTATCCTGGGCTAAAAGAACATCCATCGTATGAGTTGGCAAACAAATACTTTAAAAATGGTTATGGCTCCATCATAACATTTGGGATTAATGGTGGTCGCGCGGCAGGTACAAAATTGATTGACAACGTAACACTTTGGTCGCACGTAGCAAATGTTGGGGATGCGAAATCACTTATTATTCATCCAGCTTCAACAACACACCAACAATTAAGTGCGGAAGATTTAAAAAGAAGTGGTGTTTCTGAAGAATTAGTTCGTTTATCAACCGGTATTGAGTCAACGGAAGATATTTTAGCTGATTTAGATCAAGCTATTGCAAAAGCAACAAATAAAGCCCCAACAATCGGTGTAACAACAGAAGACACTATAAAGTGGTTGATCAGCTCACCATTTAAAAGAGATCAAGGCGCTGTAAGTAAGAAAGTAATTGCAGTTTTTGATCTTAGTGATCCTTCGAGCCATTTTTATAAAAGTGCAGAGCAATTAGAGCGGTTGGGCTTTCAAATTGTGCCTATTACTGAATCGGAACAGGAAAATTCCTACAAACAACTAGCAGATATTCCATTTGACATTGATGCAGTTTGGTTTAATAGGAAAGTTTTACCTACAACAATTGAACAACTCATTAATAAACAAGTGAAAATAATTTGGGCTGAAGAACCTGGAATTTCAGATCAAACATTAGAAAATGCTGAGGCAGCTGGGATTACTGTTGTTTCTGGTAAAAATCCTTATAGTGAAGCAATCCGTATAAGAGGAAATAGCACTGTAAACATACCTGTTGAGGTTTAA
- the metX gene encoding homoserine O-acetyltransferase MetX produces MEVFQKTLSTIENISFGPLPLSSGEIIEEVTLQYERVGPIDAPVILVCHALTGNHITVGTHDSPGWWHGLIGQQKYIDTEKFQVITFNVLGGCDGSTGPSSINPETDEIYQTNFPSITIRDMVHAQYQALKKLGIKNLAAIIGGSLGGMQVLEWGILYPTAMEKSIVLAATPFFSDYGIAFNHIALSAIKNDSVKGLELARMIGMVTYRSSSLFTDRFNREKTNSKYEVSSYLDYQGQKLAQRFDPTSYSYLLQAMNGHDIGEYRGGWQQASKEFKRPLLAISFENDLIYEPHHIRALTEFMPTSSYHHVQTNFGHDGFLTEFEKWGEIVQTFIEDPRA; encoded by the coding sequence ATGGAAGTGTTCCAAAAAACCTTGTCAACAATTGAAAATATATCCTTTGGCCCACTCCCTCTATCATCTGGTGAAATTATTGAGGAAGTAACCCTTCAATATGAACGTGTTGGGCCAATTGATGCACCCGTAATTTTAGTTTGTCACGCCCTAACAGGAAATCATATCACTGTCGGCACACACGATTCTCCAGGGTGGTGGCATGGGTTAATTGGTCAGCAAAAATACATTGATACAGAAAAGTTTCAAGTAATCACATTTAATGTACTTGGTGGTTGCGATGGCTCAACAGGACCTAGTTCTATTAATCCTGAAACAGATGAAATTTATCAAACAAATTTTCCATCCATTACAATTCGTGATATGGTGCATGCACAATACCAGGCATTGAAGAAGTTAGGAATCAAAAACCTAGCAGCGATTATCGGTGGTTCCCTTGGTGGTATGCAAGTGCTAGAATGGGGAATTCTTTATCCAACAGCGATGGAGAAATCAATTGTTCTAGCCGCTACCCCCTTCTTTTCTGATTATGGTATTGCATTTAATCATATTGCATTATCTGCTATAAAAAATGATTCTGTTAAAGGGTTAGAATTAGCTCGCATGATTGGAATGGTGACATACCGGAGCTCTTCTTTATTTACAGACAGATTTAACCGAGAAAAGACAAATTCTAAATATGAAGTGTCCTCCTATTTGGATTATCAGGGGCAGAAATTAGCGCAACGATTTGACCCCACTAGCTATAGTTACTTATTGCAAGCTATGAATGGGCATGATATTGGCGAATACCGTGGTGGTTGGCAACAAGCATCGAAGGAATTCAAGCGACCATTACTAGCCATAAGCTTTGAAAATGATTTAATATACGAACCACACCATATTAGAGCTTTAACGGAGTTCATGCCAACTAGCTCCTATCACCATGTACAAACCAATTTTGGTCATGATGGCTTCTTAACTGAATTTGAAAAATGGGGAGAAATTGTTCAGACGTTTATTGAAGATCCACGTGCTTAA
- a CDS encoding TetR/AcrR family transcriptional regulator, whose product MNGFERRKQQKTISILEGALTLFMKFGIKKVSIAEIARKANVSQVTIYNYFGSKNELTDEVIRFYIEKTWDETEELLTSDLPFPDKIQQLIFSKKQTADEMNENFYQEFMMEYGTGNNYLEEFYTNKALPKMMELFDEGKRQGYVDPSISNESILLYIQIFKEQMQREDIYSQLLPLTEEITKLFFYGILGKRN is encoded by the coding sequence ATGAATGGTTTTGAACGTCGTAAGCAACAGAAAACGATTAGTATCCTAGAAGGTGCATTGACACTTTTTATGAAATTTGGAATTAAAAAGGTTTCTATTGCTGAAATTGCAAGGAAAGCTAATGTATCACAGGTTACCATTTATAATTACTTTGGAAGTAAAAACGAATTAACCGATGAAGTAATTCGTTTTTATATAGAAAAAACTTGGGATGAAACAGAGGAATTATTAACTAGTGATTTACCTTTTCCAGATAAAATTCAGCAGCTTATCTTTTCTAAAAAACAAACTGCTGATGAAATGAATGAAAATTTCTATCAAGAGTTTATGATGGAATATGGGACTGGGAATAATTATCTTGAAGAATTTTATACGAATAAGGCTTTGCCTAAAATGATGGAATTATTTGATGAAGGAAAAAGACAAGGGTATGTAGATCCATCAATATCGAATGAATCCATCTTGCTGTACATTCAAATCTTTAAAGAACAAATGCAACGAGAAGATATATATTCACAGTTGTTGCCACTTACAGAAGAAATTACGAAATTATTTTTTTATGGAATATTAGGCAAGCGTAATTAA
- a CDS encoding S1C family serine protease, translating into MERNDKYNDTHEENIDEISLKDDSPQTRSDRKETDPGLTKPAQPKKKESKPKRSGVGVLFGGLVGGIVAAVAVVLLFTNNIIPLNNNNGSDSTSAQDNGTPEIAQTIATGNTDVASNIEEVSEAVVGITNLQQQNVWAPSQKAGSGSGIIYKKADGKAYVVTNHHVVEGAEEVEVVLNNGDRIKAKVLGSDPLTDLAVLQIDGKKIETVAKLGSSEEAKVGETVVAIGNPLGMNFANSVTKGIISGKERSVSIDTNKDKQPDWVTEVIQTDAAINPGNSGGALVNSDGEVIGINSMKIAKKEVEGIGFAIPIDTAIPIMKQLETEGEVARPFIGISTASLQQVPPQYRSQIALPEDIKGGMVIAQVQPGSPAADAGLQQFDIITKINGQEITSILDLRKYLYSETKIGDTVEIEISRNGELQTVELTLVERGQEQ; encoded by the coding sequence ATGGAACGAAATGATAAGTATAATGACACTCATGAAGAAAATATAGACGAAATAAGCCTAAAGGATGATTCACCTCAAACTAGGTCCGATAGAAAAGAAACTGACCCTGGTTTGACTAAACCTGCTCAACCAAAGAAAAAGGAATCCAAACCAAAAAGATCAGGTGTAGGTGTTTTATTCGGTGGTCTAGTAGGCGGGATTGTTGCAGCTGTTGCTGTTGTATTATTGTTCACGAACAACATTATTCCCTTAAACAATAACAATGGAAGCGATTCAACATCTGCCCAAGATAATGGGACACCTGAAATTGCCCAAACAATAGCTACAGGTAATACCGACGTGGCTTCAAATATTGAAGAGGTATCCGAAGCAGTAGTTGGCATTACTAACTTACAGCAACAAAACGTATGGGCACCTAGTCAGAAAGCTGGTTCAGGTTCCGGTATCATTTATAAAAAAGCAGATGGTAAAGCTTATGTAGTCACAAACCACCACGTGGTCGAAGGAGCAGAAGAAGTAGAAGTTGTCTTAAACAATGGTGATCGAATTAAAGCAAAAGTGCTAGGATCAGATCCATTAACAGATTTAGCTGTCCTACAAATTGATGGAAAGAAAATTGAGACTGTAGCGAAATTAGGTTCTTCAGAAGAGGCAAAAGTTGGTGAAACTGTAGTAGCAATCGGTAACCCACTTGGCATGAACTTTGCTAACTCTGTTACAAAAGGAATAATAAGTGGAAAAGAACGTTCCGTGAGTATCGATACAAATAAAGATAAACAGCCTGATTGGGTCACAGAAGTAATTCAAACAGATGCAGCAATTAACCCAGGTAATAGTGGTGGGGCACTTGTGAATTCTGACGGCGAAGTAATAGGAATCAACTCCATGAAGATTGCTAAAAAAGAAGTAGAAGGAATTGGATTTGCCATTCCAATTGATACAGCAATTCCAATCATGAAGCAATTAGAAACTGAAGGTGAGGTTGCACGCCCATTTATTGGAATTAGCACTGCATCCCTTCAACAAGTACCACCACAATATCGCAGTCAAATCGCACTACCAGAGGATATTAAGGGCGGTATGGTAATTGCACAAGTTCAACCAGGATCACCTGCAGCAGATGCTGGACTCCAACAATTCGATATTATTACAAAAATTAATGGTCAGGAAATAACATCTATTTTAGACTTACGAAAATATTTGTACTCTGAAACGAAGATTGGCGATACCGTTGAAATTGAAATTTCCAGAAACGGTGAACTACAAACAGTTGAACTAACATTAGTAGAACGAGGCCAAGAACAGTAA
- a CDS encoding response regulator transcription factor: MNYHIGVVEDDTNIQNIVSAYLKKEGFTITVSDSAEEAWQVWETGPPDMWILDIMLPGMDGYDFCKKIREESDVPIIIISAKDEEIDKILGIELGGDDYLTKPFSPRELVARVKRLFKRSNPVIQNTEQEKEKIKIDNLLIRKNDRRLFWIGQEIEVTSKEYDMLLLFAENVNRAFSREELLIKIWGDDYFGSDRAVDDLVKRIRKKLDDIQLETVWGYGYRLRSEEE, encoded by the coding sequence ATGAATTATCATATAGGGGTTGTCGAGGATGATACAAACATCCAAAATATCGTGTCGGCCTATTTAAAAAAAGAGGGTTTTACCATAACCGTATCAGACTCCGCCGAGGAAGCCTGGCAGGTATGGGAAACAGGACCTCCTGATATGTGGATTTTAGACATTATGCTTCCTGGCATGGACGGGTATGATTTTTGTAAAAAAATTCGAGAAGAAAGTGATGTTCCTATTATCATTATTTCCGCTAAGGATGAAGAGATTGATAAAATTCTTGGCATAGAACTGGGTGGTGATGATTATTTAACCAAACCATTCAGCCCTCGAGAATTGGTTGCACGTGTGAAGCGATTATTCAAGCGTTCGAATCCTGTAATCCAGAACACAGAGCAAGAAAAGGAGAAAATTAAAATAGACAACCTTTTAATAAGAAAAAATGATCGCCGCTTATTCTGGATTGGTCAGGAAATTGAAGTCACATCGAAAGAGTATGATATGTTACTTTTATTTGCTGAAAATGTAAATCGTGCCTTCTCTAGAGAAGAATTGCTAATTAAAATATGGGGCGATGATTATTTTGGTAGCGACCGAGCCGTTGATGATTTAGTTAAACGGATTCGCAAAAAACTGGATGATATTCAATTAGAAACTGTTTGGGGTTATGGATATCGTCTGCGAAGTGAAGAGGAATAG
- the typA gene encoding translational GTPase TypA: MQLREDIRNIAIIAHVDHGKTTLVDQLLKYSGTFRENEQVDERAMDNNDIERERGITILAKNTAIKYNDIAINILDTPGHADFGGEVERIMKMVDGVLLVVDAYEGCMPQTRFVLKKALEQRLTPVVVLNKIDRPGARPNEVIDEVLDLFIELGADDEQLEFPVVYASALNGTSGDEPEEQKETMDPVFKTILENIPAPVDTSDDPLQFQVAMLDYNDYVGRIGVGRVFRGKIKAGQQVVLMREDGTQKVSRISKLFGFIGLKRIEIEEAKAGDIVAVAGLEDINVGETICPQDHPEALPFLRIDEPTLQMTFLVNNSPFAGKEGKYLTSRRIEERLMKQLETDVSLRVDPTDSPDAWVVSGRGELHLSILIENMRREGYELQLSKPQVIIKEIDGQKCEPIERVQVDVPEEYTGGVMESLGARKGEMIDMVNHGNGQVRIDFKVPSRGLIGYTTEFMSQTRGYGILNHTFEAYEPVVKGQVGGRSKGVLVGLENGKASTYGIMQLEDRGVIFVEPGTELYAGMIVGEHNRDNDLTVNITKEKHLTNVRSANKDQTSTIRKTRVMSLEEAIEYLNDDEYCEVTPESIRLRKKILNKNEREKASKKTNIG; this comes from the coding sequence ATGCAATTAAGAGAAGATATTCGGAACATCGCGATTATCGCCCATGTTGACCATGGTAAAACAACACTTGTGGATCAATTATTAAAATACTCGGGGACTTTTCGTGAAAATGAACAAGTGGATGAACGAGCTATGGACAACAACGATATTGAGCGTGAACGTGGTATTACGATTCTTGCTAAAAACACAGCGATTAAATATAATGATATAGCAATCAATATTTTGGATACTCCCGGACATGCCGACTTTGGTGGGGAAGTGGAGCGTATCATGAAAATGGTTGATGGTGTTTTATTGGTCGTTGATGCATATGAAGGTTGTATGCCACAAACTCGATTTGTGTTAAAGAAAGCATTAGAACAAAGACTTACTCCAGTAGTAGTTTTAAATAAGATTGACCGCCCAGGTGCGCGTCCAAATGAAGTAATTGATGAAGTGCTTGACTTATTCATCGAACTAGGTGCTGATGATGAACAGTTAGAATTCCCAGTTGTTTATGCATCTGCATTAAATGGTACATCTGGTGATGAACCTGAAGAACAAAAAGAAACGATGGATCCTGTTTTTAAAACTATTTTGGAGAATATTCCAGCACCAGTTGATACTTCAGATGATCCATTGCAATTCCAAGTAGCAATGCTTGATTATAATGATTACGTTGGAAGAATTGGTGTTGGCCGTGTATTCCGTGGGAAGATTAAAGCGGGACAACAGGTTGTTCTGATGCGAGAAGACGGAACCCAAAAGGTATCCCGTATTTCAAAATTATTTGGCTTTATTGGATTAAAGCGGATTGAAATTGAAGAAGCAAAAGCAGGAGATATTGTTGCTGTAGCTGGACTTGAAGATATCAACGTAGGAGAAACTATTTGCCCACAGGATCACCCAGAAGCATTACCTTTCTTACGTATTGATGAACCAACCTTGCAAATGACTTTCCTTGTTAACAATAGTCCATTTGCAGGTAAAGAGGGTAAATATTTAACATCAAGAAGGATAGAAGAGCGTTTAATGAAACAACTTGAAACAGACGTGAGCTTGCGTGTTGATCCAACAGATTCACCAGACGCTTGGGTTGTTTCGGGTCGTGGAGAATTACACTTATCTATCTTAATCGAAAATATGCGACGTGAAGGCTATGAATTACAACTTTCTAAGCCGCAAGTAATTATCAAAGAAATTGATGGTCAAAAATGTGAGCCAATTGAACGTGTGCAAGTGGATGTGCCAGAAGAGTACACTGGTGGTGTAATGGAATCGCTTGGAGCTCGTAAAGGTGAAATGATTGATATGGTTAACCATGGTAATGGGCAAGTTCGTATCGACTTTAAGGTTCCTTCCCGTGGCTTAATCGGATATACGACTGAATTCATGTCCCAAACACGCGGTTATGGTATTTTGAATCATACGTTTGAAGCATATGAACCAGTTGTCAAAGGTCAAGTTGGTGGTAGAAGTAAAGGTGTTCTAGTTGGACTTGAGAATGGTAAAGCATCAACATACGGTATCATGCAACTAGAAGATCGCGGTGTTATTTTTGTTGAACCGGGTACAGAATTGTACGCAGGTATGATTGTCGGCGAACATAATCGTGACAATGATTTAACAGTAAATATCACGAAGGAAAAACACTTAACCAACGTTCGCTCAGCGAATAAAGACCAAACCTCTACGATTAGAAAGACAAGAGTTATGTCACTCGAGGAAGCTATTGAGTACTTGAATGACGACGAATATTGTGAGGTTACACCTGAATCGATTCGTTTACGTAAAAAGATTTTAAACAAAAACGAACGTGAAAAAGCATCTAAGAAAACGAATATAGGCTAA
- a CDS encoding zinc ribbon domain-containing protein, whose product MQCQNCYQETEKGKFCTNCGALISQDEPVVIQETAATEEIEIVAESTTSQEPTDPKQSNEIVEKLKASSINFGHFFLTLLKKPNDAKKANENDLISGIISIALFALLFAVGYFLVLNSIVSFFGSAPTFTDGFLWPFLKLLLLFVVINAITFAGLKFDGAEFSFAKTIAKYGGYLIPFLLLLVAGYILTLIGIVSLGIVAISISLLGTLIIIPTLILSEIPSTNIDRVYLLIIIYVLNTFALSFIMQSILLSLMGSPFGGLFS is encoded by the coding sequence ATGCAATGTCAAAATTGCTATCAAGAAACAGAGAAAGGGAAATTTTGTACAAATTGTGGTGCATTAATTTCTCAGGATGAACCTGTTGTTATCCAGGAAACAGCTGCTACAGAGGAAATAGAAATAGTTGCAGAGTCAACAACTAGTCAAGAACCAACTGATCCTAAACAATCAAACGAAATAGTTGAGAAACTAAAGGCCTCATCTATTAACTTCGGCCACTTTTTTCTTACACTGCTTAAAAAACCAAACGACGCAAAGAAAGCAAATGAAAATGATCTAATCTCAGGTATTATCTCGATTGCTCTTTTTGCACTATTATTTGCTGTAGGATATTTTCTCGTACTAAACAGCATTGTTAGTTTCTTTGGAAGTGCTCCAACTTTTACGGATGGTTTCTTATGGCCATTTCTAAAGCTATTACTATTGTTCGTAGTTATAAATGCTATAACCTTCGCTGGATTGAAATTCGATGGGGCCGAGTTTTCATTCGCAAAAACCATAGCAAAGTATGGTGGGTATTTAATTCCATTCCTATTACTACTCGTTGCTGGGTATATTCTAACGTTGATTGGTATTGTATCATTAGGTATTGTAGCAATTTCCATCAGTCTATTAGGAACATTAATAATTATTCCAACACTAATTTTATCTGAAATTCCTTCAACAAATATAGATCGTGTTTACTTATTAATTATCATTTACGTCCTAAATACGTTTGCACTTAGCTTTATTATGCAATCCATACTTCTATCACTAATGGGTAGCCCTTTTGGAGGATTATTTAGCTAA